Within the Musa acuminata AAA Group cultivar baxijiao chromosome BXJ2-9, Cavendish_Baxijiao_AAA, whole genome shotgun sequence genome, the region CACCATTCCATCACACTAAATAGTTTCAAAGAAATCATAGAAGCCAATCCTCAAGAAACTTGATATCCGTGGTGTAAAGAAAGCATGAACATATCCTTGGTGCAAATACTTAAGAGTGAAAACCAGTAAAATAATATGCAACATGTGCTGTGATGGGGTATATTTCCCGAGAAATTACCTGCAACCGCTGTTGTTTATGCGCAACCGGGTCATTTCCTAGCAGTGGTGATGGATAACTACATTGGTTGATCTCTGTGTTCAATTCAGTTTCAGAACCAGGTGGCAATGCCCTTAGCAGTAGTGATTCTGGTGAAACTGACAGCGTTTTGACAGAATGCTCCCCTCTAACATCAGATGCTTCGATGTCGACACCATTATGTTGATCAGCAGTTACCAGATGTAAAGCTTCACCTAAGCAATTACAGAGTAGAATTTTGCACTCACACACAAGCTACTGATCCATAAAAGCCAAAATCATACAAGTCAATGAACGGACCCTTGGTGACTATGTCTTCGTATCTTCTCTTTCTAGATGACAAGAAGCCCTAAATACGAAAGAAAGATTAGAATAAGCAAAAATCAACAGGTAACTACTTTACTCTATGCATACAAGTTGTGACAAGCAAGCACGCCAAAGAATGCCATCATGCATGCTTAAAGAAGAATAACAGCTTAAGAACAAACTAGTGATGTATATCAGCCTATCTGCTGAGTTTTAGGACAATGCTATCTCCACGACCACAAACAGAAATATGACACAGTAATCACCACACGTTAATTCATCAATCCAGCAAATAAATATTACCTTCCATTCATCGTGATCAACGCTGCAGTtgaaacataaaataaatattcatgaCTGATTTAAACaactgaagaaaagaaaaaacaagaaTCAAACTCACTAGCTAGAGCTAGAATTCTTTCCAGACGCAGAGGATTTTCTGTCAACACGTCCAGATTTCTCTTGAGATCCCTCTGCTTTGCTTGCGGGACTCTCgttcctctcctcctccacctGCGGCAGAGGCCTCTCCTGGATTGTAGGAGCCGGATAAGGCGTCATCTGAGTACAATTAAAACCATAACGTATTCAGCAATCAATCAAGAATCCAATGACATCGTACTAGCGACCACAAATCATGGAAGATTAACATGGGCAGGCACAGAGGAAGACACGAAATTTCGTTGTCATAGAGCGGCTGGAAGTTATCCGAAGAGAAAGGGCAATTAAAATCGATTGTTTCCTTAGTCAGTCGACTCGAAAGTAACACAAACAAAGTAAAGAAGAGCACGCAATTCTCTCTTTTCGGTCCCTGCCAACCTGGGTCCGCAGGAAGACAGACGGCACTGCCCTCCCCttggctgccgctgccgctgcggtTTCCAGCGCCCACACCGGAGGCTGCAGTTGTTGAGGCGCCGCAGCTTCGGAGGTGGAGGCGAAAGCGGACTCCTTCGCAGGCGAACCCATCCCAGCTCACCAGAACTACGAAACACCGAAATAGCATCAAGATCAgtaacaagaagaagaaagcaaacgCCAACGACTTGCGATTGGAGAAAGAGAATGCATATGACGGTAATCGCGGAACCCGCGTCGGCGGCCAAGAAACTAGGTTGGGGCGAGGAGGGTGAATGGGCGGATTATATGGAGAGGAGTGTGGGGCATGGCTTGCCCAGTATGGCAAACTCTACTTAcaaacggagagagagagagagagagagagagagagagagagaggaagaggaaggaagggtgAATGGGCGGATTATATGGAGAGGAGTGTGGGGCAAGGCTTGCCCAGTATGGCAAACT harbors:
- the LOC135582615 gene encoding DNA-binding protein EMBP-1-like, whose translation is MGSPAKESAFASTSEAAAPQQLQPPVWALETAAAAAAKGRAVPSVFLRTQMTPYPAPTIQERPLPQVEEERNESPASKAEGSQEKSGRVDRKSSASGKNSSSSYVDHDEWKGFLSSRKRRYEDIVTKGEALHLVTADQHNGVDIEASDVRGEHSVKTLSVSPESLLLRALPPGSETELNTEINQCSYPSPLLGNDPVAHKQQRLQDDDEFRERRKQANRESARRSRIRKRQEYEDSARMMAVLKNENDVLRAKNEILMKRIKDLEAGSIRIMEILSRLYWPADTLDVLGIRPS